The nucleotide window TAAGACATTTTTAACAGAAAGCATTATTTATGAAATTATCTACTATATTTAAATTTTTAATTATTATAGCTATTTTAATATTTGTCCTTTACTATTTTACTGGATTTGAATTTTTGCCTTCTAAATTTAACCTCAGTGGCTTTGACTCTTTGACTAATAAATTGAATGAGTTACTAACAAACTTTAAAAAAGAGTTATCCAGAATAAAAGAGTTGATGACTGGGTTAGTAGAAACATTAAAGCAAGAGTTATTTGGAATAAAGAAGTTGTATGATTTGGTGAAAGACATTATTACTCCCCATTCAGAAGAATCTAATTCTGATTTTATTAGTGCTCATATTTTAAGAGTAATTGATGGTGACAGCGTAGTTGTAGAAATTGAAGGAAAGAACTATGAGGTTAGATATATTGGAATAGATGCTCCTGAAATAAGTGATTTAGACAAACCTGCTGAATTTATGGCAGAGGAAGCTTTAGAGAAGAATAAAGAGTTAGTTAGTGGAAAGATTGTTAAGTTAGAAAAAGATGTATCAGAAACTGACAAATATGATAGATTACTTCGTTATGTATATATTGAAGATGTGATGATTAATGCTGAATTAGTCAGACTCGGCTATGCTTATGCAAAATCCTACCCTCCAGATGTAAAATATGATGACCTTTTATTAAAGTGTCAGAGAGAAGCAAAAGAGAATAAG belongs to Actinomycetota bacterium and includes:
- a CDS encoding thermonuclease family protein; protein product: MTNKLNELLTNFKKELSRIKELMTGLVETLKQELFGIKKLYDLVKDIITPHSEESNSDFISAHILRVIDGDSVVVEIEGKNYEVRYIGIDAPEISDLDKPAEFMAEEALEKNKELVSGKIVKLEKDVSETDKYDRLLRYVYIEDVMINAELVRLGYAYAKSYPPDVKYDDLLLKCQREAKENKLGLWSQNQ